Within Thermus sp. CCB_US3_UF1, the genomic segment TTCCTAAGCCGGGCCCGCCCGGCCTAGGTCTAGCAGGATGCCCCGCCGCATTGCCCCCTAGCCTAAGGCCAAAGGGCCCGTGGGTCAAGCTTGACGAAAAGGGAGAGGCCCTCTACAATGACCCTTGCGTCTGCCGGGGTGGCGGAATTGGTAGACGCGCACGATTCAGGGTCGTGTGTCCTCACGGACGTGCGGGTTCAAGTCCCGCCCCCGGCACCAGAAAGGCCCCCGGAAGGGGGCCTACGCCTTTTGCTACACTAAGGCCCATGACGCGGGTCCTCTCCGGCATCCAGCCCTCGGGGGAGATCCACATCGGCAACTACCTGGGGGCCATCAAGCAGTGGGTGGAGCTGGGGGAACGCCTGGGGCGGGAGGCCTTCTTCTGCATCGTGGACTACCACGCCCTCACCAACCCCCTGGCCTACGACCCCCAGACCCTGGCCCGGCGCACCTTTGAGGCGGCCCTGGTCAACATCGCCGCCGGGCTCAACCCGGAAAGGGTGACCCTCTTCGTCCAGTCCCACGTGCCCGAACACACCGAGCTCTCCTGGGTCTTCACCACCCTCACCCCCTTAGGGGACCTGACCCGGATGACCCAGTTCAAGGACAAGGCCGCCAAGCAGGAAGCCATATGGTCGGGCCTCCTCATGTACCCCGTCCTGCAGGCGGCGGACATCCTGGTCTACAAGGCGGATACCGTGCCCGTGGGGGAGGACCAGGTGCAGCACATTGAGCTCACCCGGGAGATCGCCCGCCGCTTCAACGGCCTCTTCGGGGAAACCTTCCCCGAGCCCCAGGCCCTCCTGAACCCCGAGGCCCCCCGGGTGCCGGGCATTGACGGCAAGGCCAAGATGAGCAAGTCCTTGGGGAACACCATCGGCCTCCTGGAGCCCGAGGAGAGCATCTGGCACAAGATCCAGCACCTACCCGACGACCCCCAGCGCATCCGCCTCTCCGACCCCGGGGACCCGGAGCGCACCGTGGTCTTCACCTACCTCTCCTACTTCGCCCCCAAGGAGCTGGTGGAGGCCCTGAAGGCGGAGTACCGCCGGGCGGGCATCGGCACCCTGGCGGTGAAGCGCATCCTCTTTGAGGAGATGATGAAGGCTTTAAGGCCCATCCGCGAGCGGGCCGAGGCCCTCAAGCGGGACCCCGACTACGTGATGGATGCCCTTCTGGAAGGGGCCAAACGGGCCCGGGTTGTGGCCCAGGCCACCATGGAGGAGGTGCGGGAGAAGGTGGGCCTCCTCCTGCCCCGGAAGCGTCCGGTGCGCACGTGATCCGCCTGGCCTTTCCCGGTTTTTCCGGTACCCCGGAGGCCCTGCGGGAGGCCCTGAGGCGGGGGCGGCTTTCCCCCAAGGCCCTTCCCGTTCTCCTCCTGGTGGAGCAGGCCCTGGCCCAGGTGCCGGAGGACCTGAGGGCCCGGGCCGAGCTTCTGCCCCTGTTGGCCGAGCTTTTGCTCCTGAAGCTGGCCCCGGAGAAGGCCCTAACCCCCAAGGAGGAGGGGGAGGAGCTGCCCCTGGTGCGGACCCTTCTGGACCTCTCCGATACCGTGGCCTTTTTGGAAGAACGCCTGAGGCGGCGGGCCCGCCTGGTGCCCGCCAAGCCGCCCCCGGTACCTAGGGCTCCCTTGCGCCTTTCCCCCAGGGCCCTGGCCGAGGCCGCCCGCCCCTTCCGGCGGGCAGTGCTCCAGCTTCCCCCGGAGGGGTTCGGCCTGCAGGAGGCTTGGCGCCGCCTGCGTGGCCTCCTAAAGGGGCGCATGCCCTTCCACCGCCTGCCCCTCAGGGGCTGGGAGGAAAAGGCGGTGGGCTTTGCCGCCCTTCTGGAGGCCCAGCGCCTGGGCCTGGTGGGGCTTTGGCAAGAGGAGAACTTCGGCCCCCTGTGGGTGGAGGCCGAGGAGGGGCTGGCGGAGCGGTTGGCCTAGGGGGCGAGGGCCGACCTTGCAGGGAGGCTTCGGTATAGGCTTAGGGTTTCCCTGAACATCCTCTCCAGGTTCCGTTCTTCCGTCCAGGCCCTTCCCCGGGCACGCAGGCTCGCGCGGCGGTGGGGGTCCTGCTGGGCCTCGAGCAGGGCGGCGGCCAGGGCCTCTGGGGTGGGGGCCTCGGCCACCAGGGCGAGCCCTTCCTCCCCAAGCCACTCCCCTAGCCCCGGGGTAGGGGCGCTCACCACGGGCACCCCGGCGGCGAAGGCCTCGAGGAGCACATAGGGCATCCCCTCGTAGGCGCTGGTGAGGAGAAGCCCGTCCAGGGCGGGCATGAGGAAGCGGGTATCCCTCCCGGGGAC encodes:
- the trpS gene encoding tryptophan--tRNA ligase, with the translated sequence MTRVLSGIQPSGEIHIGNYLGAIKQWVELGERLGREAFFCIVDYHALTNPLAYDPQTLARRTFEAALVNIAAGLNPERVTLFVQSHVPEHTELSWVFTTLTPLGDLTRMTQFKDKAAKQEAIWSGLLMYPVLQAADILVYKADTVPVGEDQVQHIELTREIARRFNGLFGETFPEPQALLNPEAPRVPGIDGKAKMSKSLGNTIGLLEPEESIWHKIQHLPDDPQRIRLSDPGDPERTVVFTYLSYFAPKELVEALKAEYRRAGIGTLAVKRILFEEMMKALRPIRERAEALKRDPDYVMDALLEGAKRARVVAQATMEEVREKVGLLLPRKRPVRT
- a CDS encoding chromosome segregation protein ScpA gives rise to the protein MIRLAFPGFSGTPEALREALRRGRLSPKALPVLLLVEQALAQVPEDLRARAELLPLLAELLLLKLAPEKALTPKEEGEELPLVRTLLDLSDTVAFLEERLRRRARLVPAKPPPVPRAPLRLSPRALAEAARPFRRAVLQLPPEGFGLQEAWRRLRGLLKGRMPFHRLPLRGWEEKAVGFAALLEAQRLGLVGLWQEENFGPLWVEAEEGLAERLA